The bacterium genome includes a region encoding these proteins:
- the nusG gene encoding transcription termination/antitermination protein NusG yields MAQQWYVVHTLSGQEQKVRESLLGRLKLENMESVISEVLIPSEKVSEVRSGKKIITSRKFFPGYVFVRMEFTDEAYYFINETPGVIGFVGASVPPRPLQDEEIAAILGQIEEKKEKVKPKVLYIVGEAVKVIDGPFGNMTGIVETVDPDRGKLVVRVAIFGRETPVELEYWQVEKN; encoded by the coding sequence ATGGCCCAGCAATGGTATGTAGTCCACACCCTCTCCGGCCAGGAGCAGAAGGTCCGGGAATCCCTGCTCGGCCGGCTCAAACTGGAAAACATGGAGTCGGTGATCTCCGAGGTCCTCATCCCCTCCGAGAAGGTTTCGGAAGTCAGGTCGGGGAAGAAGATCATCACGTCCAGAAAATTTTTCCCGGGCTATGTCTTCGTGCGCATGGAATTCACCGACGAAGCCTATTACTTCATCAACGAGACTCCCGGCGTGATCGGTTTCGTGGGGGCGAGCGTTCCTCCCCGGCCCCTTCAGGACGAGGAGATCGCGGCGATTCTCGGGCAGATCGAGGAGAAGAAGGAAAAGGTCAAGCCCAAGGTGCTCTACATCGTCGGCGAAGCGGTGAAGGTGATAGACGGTCCGTTCGGAAACATGACCGGGATCGTCGAAACGGTCGATCCCGACCGGGGGAAGCTGGTGGTTCGCGTGGCTATCTTCGGGAGGGAAACCCCGGTTGAACTTGAATACTGGCAGGTGGAGAAAAACTGA